A single genomic interval of Alligator mississippiensis isolate rAllMis1 chromosome 15, rAllMis1, whole genome shotgun sequence harbors:
- the SLAMF8 gene encoding SLAM family member 8 — translation MAAWLLLTLLLYQALLAAAHGSVQVTGIVGKPVLLHVDVPPGFEVRDAIWRYLSPKEELVATFFRGSSETLYQSRFHGRSRLHKNLTLEIGQVELGDNGTFSALLVNTRGHIETRTLHLAVYEVVSQLAVQVFTSTGQNSSAGACEVFLTCGASKGTNVTYSWRRAEAAQLHAGTHSFFEAGQVLRVQLGPGDRTACYTCTAVNTVSQVSVTIVPWKHCHKEEGVAASKYDYRDILLIALPLAVLAISMVTMGILHSWKRSGKHRIASLADACEAEPVPV, via the exons ATGGCAGCGTGGCTCCTGCTGACCCTGCTGCTTTACCAAG ccctgctggctgcagcccacggCTCCGTGCAGGTGACAGGCATCGTGGGGAAACCGGTGCTGCTGCATGTGGACGTGCCGCCGGGCTTCGAGGTCAGGGACGCCATCTGGAGGTACCTGTCTCCCAAGGAAGAGCTGGTGGCCACCTTCTTCCGGGGCTCGTCTGAGACCCTGTACCAGTCCCGTTTCCACGGCCGGAGCCGGCTCCACAAGAACCTCACCCTGGAGATTGGACAAGTTGAACTGGGAGACAATGGGACCTTCTCCGCCCTGCTGGTGAACACGAGGGGGCATATTGAGACACGCACCCTTCACCTTGCTGTCTACG aGGTCGTGTCCCAGCTGGCCGTGCAGGTGTTCACATCGACGGGCCAGAACAGCTCTGCTGGGGCCTGCGAGGTGTTTCTGACCTGCGGTGCCTCGAAGGGCACCAACGTGACCTATAGCTGGAGGCGTGCGGAGGCGGCGCAGCTCCATGCAGGCACCCACTCGTTCTTTGAGGCTGGCCAGGTCCTGCGggtccagctgggtcctggggacAGGACGGCCTGCTACACCTGCACCGCAGTCAACACTGTCAGTCAAGTCTCCGTGACCATTGTCCCATGGAAGCACTGCCACAAGGAAGAAG GAGTGGCGGCCAGCAAGTATGACTACAGGGACATCCTGCTCATTGCCCTGCCCCTCGCTGTCCTCGCCATATCCATGGTCACCATGGGGATCCTCCACTCTTGGAAGCGCTCAG
- the VSIG8 gene encoding V-set and immunoglobulin domain-containing protein 8 has protein sequence MAQQSAALLLLLCLLPALPAAVQISARGREVLYLAKGETVKLGCPYTLEPEDNGSGALGIEWIQLSPDTVHPDSVFLTYQDQQVRYPGTPGLQHRVAFVQKDPSQHDASIQLANLQVSDTATYQCRVRKHTLATHEVTITVQEKPVTPQCWTEGEQVEGSNVVLKCYCQGGSAPLSYQWSRVEEDFAAGGLPLGTGQGHIPGELYIHSLSQQHAGIYQCRVANRVGYSQCRVTISVSSGAARVWVIVGSILGSLLFLILLILLIWGLLWYHRRRCCWREVPGDSRNSASATPGRASPQHHSISYLQCQQCEQGDLGPCPVHALGH, from the exons ATGGCCCAGCAAAgcgctgccctgctcctgctcctgtgtCTCCTGCCAG CCCTGCCGGCGGCTGTGCAGATCAGCGCGAGGGGCCGGGAGGTGCTGTACCTGGCCAAGGGGGAGACAGTGAAGTTGGGCTGCCCCTACACCCTTGAGCCTGAGGACAATGGCTCCGGTGCCCTGGGCATCGAGTGGATCCAGCTGAGCCCAGACACAGTGCACCCAGACAGTGTG TTCCTGACCTACCAGGACCAGCAGGTGAGGTACCCGGGCACCCCGggcctgcagcacagggtggcatTTGTGCAGAAGGATCCGAGCCAGCACGACGCCTCCATCCAGCTGGCGAACCTGCAGGTATCAGACACGGCCACCTACCAGTGCCGGGTGAGGAAGCACACGCTGGCCACTCACGAGGTCACCATCACCGTGCAAG AGAAGCCAGTGACCCCGCAGTGCTGGACAGAAGGGGAGCAGGTCGAGGGCAGCAATGTTGTCCTGAAATGCTACTGCCAGGGCGGCTCCGCTCCCCTCTCCTACCAGTGGTCCAGAGTGGAGGAGGACTTTGCTGCGGGGGGGCTGcccctgggcacagggcagg GGCACATCCCCGGGGAGCTGTACATCCACAGCCTGTCGCAGCAGCATGCCGGGATCTACCAGTGCCGCGTGGCCAACAGGGTGGGCTACTCCCAGTGCCGTGTGACCATCTCCGTCAGCTCAG GTGCAGCGCGGGTGTGGGTCATTGTGGGCTCCATCCTGGGgtccctcctcttcctcatccTGCTCATCCTGCTCATCTGGGGCTTGCTGTGGTACCACAGACGGAGGTGCTGCTGGCGGGAGGTGCCTGGGGACAGCAG GAACAGTGCTAGTGCCACCCCGGGCAGAGCCAGCCCCCAGCATCACTCCATCAGCTATCTGCAGTGCCAGCAGTGTGAGCAGGGTGACCTTGGTCCCTGCCCTGTCCATGCACTGGGGCACTAG